In Panicum virgatum strain AP13 chromosome 4N, P.virgatum_v5, whole genome shotgun sequence, a single window of DNA contains:
- the LOC120670027 gene encoding uncharacterized protein LOC120670027, whose translation MSSASFLSPPSLRPPFVRVWLPPPSAARPALGFGPRSRRAAPAKEWRLWHVSCFRNDPDVPTTSGDDGGFKYIAQSDGFSAAEAKEEEEVGSSNGQQEQNFKDRGWFLQMQKIKENLQHRILRFQTERWTVPWTGQTIAQVMILWIATFWFVGSWIVPFLAHAAGFSKEILTHRGQALYSLLTDITEGLAGIAILHQCLGRFQPLPPGWFEFNLKGRWLLDVVLGCLLFPLVNLLSHINISLVPTSLGPVVGVSSVEQSIVARDPVAMALYAVVVTVCAPIWEEIVFRGFLLPSLTRYMPLPWSILASAAAFALAHFNAQRVMPLIFLGVVMGGVFARSRNLLASMVLHSLWNGFVFLDLMK comes from the exons ATGTCCtccgcctccttcctctcccctccctctctacGGCCCCCATTCGTTAGGGTTTGGCTCCCACCTCCCTCCGCCGCGAGGCCGGCGCTCGGCTTCGGGCCTCGGAGTCGGAGGGCGGCTCCAGCCAAG GAATGGAGATTGTGGCACGTCTCGTGCTTCAGAAATGATCCGGATGTTCCAACGACATCTGGTGATGATGGTGGCTTCAAGTATATTGCTCAATCAGATGGCTTCAGTGCTGCAGAGGcgaaagaggaggaggaggtgggaaGTTCAAATGGGCAGCAGGAGCAGAATTTCAAGGATAGGGGTTGGTTCCTGCAAATGCAGAAG ATAAAGGAAAATTTACAACACAGAATATTAAGATTTCAGACAGAACGCTGGACGGTACCTTGGACTGGACAAACCATTGCTCAG GTCATGATTTTATGGATTGCCACATTTTGGTTTGTGGGTTCTTGGATAGTCCCATTCTTGGCTCATGCTGCTGGCTTTAGCAAGGAAATATTGACACATAGGGGCCAAGCACTGTATAGCCTTTTGACAGACATAACAGAAGGCCTTGCTGGGATTGCAATTCTTCACCAATGCCTTGGTAGATTCCAGCCCCTTCCTCCAGGCTGGTTTGAGTTCAATTTGAAGGGCAGATGGCTTTTGGATGTAGTGTTGGGGTGTCTGTTATTCCCGTTAGTCAATCTGCTTTCTCACATAAACATCAGCCTGGTTCCAACGTCCCTAGGTCCAGTCGTCGGGGTGTCCAGTGTAGAACAGTCCATTGTGGCCCGTGACCCAGTTGCAATGGCCCTGTATGCAGTGGTAGTCACAGTATGTGCACCTATATGGGAAGAGATTGTGTTCCGAGGATTCCTTCTCCCATCTCTAACGCGGTACATGCCACTTCCGTGGTCGATCCTAGCAAGTGCTGCAGCTTTTGCACTCGCACACTTCAATGCGCAAAGGGTTATGCCTTTGATATTTCTCGGGGTAGTGATGGGAGGTGTCTTTGCGAGATCTCGCAACCTACTGGCGTCGATGGTGTTGCATAGCTTGTGGAATGGCTTTGTGTTCTTGGATTTGATGAAGTGA